The Plasmodium vivax chromosome 13, whole genome shotgun sequence nucleotide sequence GAGGCCCAAAAGAAATTGCGCAAAGGGACAAGGCGACGATGACCCCAAGTTTGTATCCCCTCTTCGATTTGGcgacaaataaaaaaagaaatttccTAACCCCGCAGGTGGAACAACACAtgtccatttttaacaaacacAGAAAAGAAATTATCGTCGAGTATTTGAAGAAGCACAACTTGTACAACGTAAATAagttgaaaaggaaagacaaaaaaataaaaagaaaatttaatatcGCCAGgcggtttttaaaaaaaaaaaaaaaaaatttgccaaacTTGGGAATTTCGCACTATATAAATTTCTTAATgaacagaagaaaaaaaggaagtataTTCTTCAGAAAAAACGTTATTGATTATGGTTACGTGGCAGAAAGGGAGTTTCTACAGGGGGGGGATAAAACGCAGATATTGACCAAAGGGCTGTCCGGTTGGCATCGCGGGGGAAGGGAGGGGTTCCTCCCTCAGCACTGTGGGGACGCATCCGCGGAAGGAAGAACTCATACTGATGGGTCCTCTCCAGGAGGCAAACTGCTCAACAGTGGGAAACAAATGGACAGTTCGCGAAAAGTGGGCAGTCACAACAGACATTGTGCGAGATGGAAAGAACAGGAAGAGCGCGATGAACAAATGAAtgccccgttttttttgcaaagtaGAGGAGAGGCACGGCTTCCCTTAGGTAACGACACGTCTCtcccaaatgaagaaaaacctTTTCGTTACAAAAGTGGAGACGCACAGGAAGGGCCGTCTCAATCTGCTGCATGTGCCGCGACTCCACTCCACCCGTGCATTTACTACACATTCGATAAGGACGCGTTTGAAAAGTTTTCCAAAGAGGTGTACGCAGCGCTTCcgtttttgcctgaacggttcaggcgaaaatggagaagtgtgttaaaaaaatatgaacaggcaaTATGCGTAAGTTTTTCCCGTAAAAAGTACCTCCTAAAGGGGCTCTTCCTGGTCAGGGAAAAGTTAAGCCAAGTGGAAAAACAGCTCATTGGGGAGTTACTAAAGAATGGccttattaaaattattttgtctTGTGTGGATATTTCTTCGGACGGCATTGGGGTGAACTCCGTGTTTGTGGAGGATGTGCAGGTGTACGTCAAGGATAAACTCCCTCAGTACAATCGGCTTCTTAGCCTGATAGACGGCCTGCACGGGgaggttttccccccctccggTGGGAGCAGCCATTTGGGAAGCAGTCATTTGGGAAACCGCCTTCTCGGGAAGGGCTCCGACTGGGGAGAGGCCCCCCCAGGGGACGACGCGTACAGACTCCACTTTGTAAAATACTTTTTGTACCTAAATTGGAAGAAGCTGTTCAGGAAGTACACCCTGTCAAATAATGACCtcttcaatttattttcaaattgtaaaaacTGTTTTTTAATTCCGAGGAGGTATGAAgacatttccattttgttaaatttgcAGAGCGGCAGTTACTTAAATTTATCCCATTTGTACAAACCGGTGTTGCGCGATTTTTACTTTAATCTGTACAATGGGAGCGCCAGCAGGGGGATCTCCTTCCTCCTGAACGGTGCAGGTGAATGGAGAATAAATGCATCCCCCTTGTTTGACGACCGGGTGGGTAGCAAACccaagggagaaaaaacctACCCCTTCTTCTTAAAGCGGCGGAGGTGGAGCAGTGAGCAACTGGGGGAGCTCTCCCCGCATAATACCATCCACATGATCATGCAAACTGTGGAAGACGTTcacaaaatttacaaatataaagAGACGAACGAGGCCATTCTGCTGCACCGTTTCTTGGGCATGTCGAATGAGACGGCCTACTCAGCTAGCTATTTCGactttttgtatttttattttttggcgaACAGAAACTTtggaagaataaaaaggcGCCTCATAAATAACGTGTTCGAATTTTATGCTGTCATGAGGGGAGAATACGAAAAGGAGTTTGTCACCTCCGATAGGGAGGGCAAAATTAATGACTATCTGGAGAGGGTCCAAAGGGTAAAGAATTACTTCCAAGAAAATCACGCACATGTGTACTACGACAcgtttgtaaaatataacaacATTAGGAGGGAAGTGAGAAATAAATTGAGGAGCATGTACAGGCAAAAATATAGCATGCTGCGTGAAACCATTTGTGAAGGCAACCTGAGTGATGTGGTCCTGACCACAGTAGACTCACAGCGCTGCATCATTCTGGATGTGTATAAAATGATGCCATCcgtgggggaagaaaaaaaaaaaaaacagaaaagtgACCTGTACGTTTGCGCCAACAGTAAAGGGGAGCTATACATATGCGACATATTCTTCTTCGATAGCGTCTTAAAGGATAAAAAGGTGAGCAACTTGATTAGGGAAAGAAACAAAGGCGTAAACTACGTTGATTGTTTGTTTGGCCCAAGGGACGTGGTTAATTATGAGCTACTCCTCAAGGAGAGTCACTTCCCGTTTGACATATATCAGGAAGACTGCACAggctgcgcgggggggatgGACAACGACTGCCTCCCCACAgaggagaaacaaaaaagaattttccACCAATTTGTGGTCAACAAAATCGGGGTGAACGAAAAGGCGGGCAGACAGAAAAACCATCCCAATGACGGGGAGGAACAAATTTCACaagcaaatggggagaaaaccAAAGTGGTGGACCTGGAGGACTTGTTTCAAAACTGGTACAGCGAAGATTTGTACAGCCGGAGGAGGAGGCTCTCCCTTTACTGGCAAAAGCTGGCGAGCATGAAGAGGCAAATGCGTCAGCAGTGCGCGAGGAGGTTGAAAACTGACATGGGAAGAAATCCCCACAGAGGATGTGCAGAAGCGGACCACTATAATAAGCAAGGGGGACTGAATCCcttggggggagaaaaaacaccTATGACGTACGAAGTGAACAGCGTTAGCGATGCCACGACAAATTGGGGGACGCGGAAGGGACACTACCCATCAGCTGCgaacaaaattatgagcGCGAAAATTATGGGCACCCTcaagaaatacaaaaaaaaaaaaaacagtggAAATAGAAATAATTACACAAAAGAGATGAACAAAGTGGATCGAATATTTGGAAACAAAAGAAAGACCATGCTGGAGGAGTGTAAGAACGTCTTGTCTTTTCTGCAACGCCTCGATCTGATCGACCGGCTGAGGAACTTTCTAAATCCATACGTACGAAATAGCCTCTGGTTTTACCTCATAACTTTGTATATTAACCAGCAGTATGAGAGGCACCCAGGGAAGTTCCTTGGCCAGCCGGAACTCCTAAtaaccattttttacatatgctTTTGCAAAGGAGAGGGGGACTACTTGGGGAACTATTTGGCCTCCTTTCAAATCGAGAGCGACGCGTTGCGGCACCTTGTCGAGGATTTATTTGCGTACAAGCAGTTGTTGTCCTGTGTGCAGCAGAGGTGAGGCTGCTCGCGCAGCGGGAACCGCGTCAGTGCGTGCCGCTAACCGCTCTATTCGCCGCTTTTTAATTCGCCGCTTTTTAATTCGCCGCTTCCAATTCGCCGCTTCCAATTCGCCGCTTCCAATTCGCCGCTTCCAATTCGCCGCTTCCAATTCGCCGCTTTCTTATTCGCGCCGCCAACTCCCCCTTTCGCAGGTCCCAAATCAACGTGGACATCCCGCTCAACCTGGAGGGCGTGCAAAGCGTGTACGACGGGCTAATTAaattaagggaaaaaaaatacacacaaatGGACCACAAGGTGGGGGCCAAACTACACCAGCTGAGCATCATCCTTTACGCAAGTATATCCTGCAATTTTAACGAAGGCGTAAATCAAATTCTGCTTAAGTTTGTTCGTTACGTGGATGACATGAGGAGGGTCACCCGGGTGATGTAGCCCCGAGGGGTGAAGACGCTAACATGACGGTGACATCACCACATggagtgagaaaaaaaaaaaaaaaaaaaaaaaaaaaaaagaggccgACTTCTACAACGAGGTGTGCTCACGCAAGGGgatacaattatttttagccCCTCTCTACATGCTCTACATTTCCATtgcgacttttttttttttttttttttgccttttttatcttcGCTTCCTATCCTCCATGGGATCTTCTGAACTTTCCCACTGAATGTTGTGCTTGTTGTATATGGGCCACGTGGGCATGATTAGCTGCAGGGGGTGGTCAGTGGGTGGTCATTGAGAAACTCAAGGGGGCATTCAAAGCTGCTCCCTTTTGCGGGGGCCAATTTGAGCAACCCCCTCTGTGGCTGTGCACACACGTGGGTCCCGCGTGACAACCGTAGCTGTGACCGCTCTCCCCCGTCCCTACCAGTGCTGACAAGGCGGTGCCGCCCAAAATGATGTAGGCACTCAAGGCTAAGTTCTGCTTGTAATAACCGACTGCAATGGAGACTACCGTGCTGATGGTGAAGACGACGTTTTTGATTAGGAATGCGAGCTTCTGGCCGTGGAAGTCCTGCGGTTCgttggggggaagcgcatTGGTGGAGGGCGCATTGGTGGGGGGCGCATTGGTGGGGGGTACATTGGTGAGGCGACGCTCGTTCGCCACGCTACTACACAGTGCTACTCTCCAACCGCACGGGTGAACTTCTCACCATGTGATTCCTCCGGACACACACGTAGGTGCGCTCTATACTGTTCTTAATCGCGCTAATTAGGCCCATGGGGTGATCGTTCGaatgggggaggaggaggggggcaGGACTTTCGAGGaggtttttccccttttcttcttcgttaCCCACTCGCAGCGTTGCACGGGGGAACGTAAGCAGGGATGTATACTCTCCGTGAGAGCGGCGCGAATGGGGGGTTATTCTATTTCACTCGGATGAACTGTTCTATTAATGGTGAAGAGGTGAGGGGGAATCCTCCTGCTGTGCATTGGTCCTCCTTCGTAGCTGTACGTGCGTATGCGAGTTGCCATGCAAGGGCATATCTCATCGCAAAGATGGCGGTGACATAAAGGGGGAGCCTAAAAGGGGGACTCCTCCAGTACAATTCGCTTCGCGTAAAGTTTATAACTCCCCCCTGTTGTGAATGATAACCTCTTTATTTGTTAGCCTACCGGTTGGCTTCTTCACgtggagagggaaaaaaaaaaattgggcaaCTGGAGGGGTGAAACATTGCAGGTACATTGCGAGAGGGGGAAAGAGGGCTTATACATTCACTCGTAATTTTTGAAGCGCCAGTGAAGAGGAGATTTTGTCGACCCAATTTGAAGCACCATGAGGTGCGGTGCGATGCGATGCGATGAGGTGAAATCATTTTGccgtaaaaatgggaaacttGCATTTTGCCCGCGGGGAGTGCAGAGAGGTGGTGAAGTTACCAATTGGGGAGatgcggagggggggaagaaaactCCCAAGGGTTTAGCcaaacaggggggggaaaaaaacagtaaGTGGAAACCTTAAAATGGGATGTCACAGCCTTTGCCTTGCGGTCCGGGGGATATTCTCCCACCTTCTCTTGAGAGGGATTTACCCCTCATGTGGGGGAAGAGCCCTCTTTTGCGAGggtgcaaaatggaggggtaCACAAACGGAACGATGCTCGAAGGTGTTCCCCCCCACGAGTCACGCAATAATGTAGAGAGTTTCCCCTGCACGAGGAAATGTCGCCAACATTTTTGCCACCATCGTGGGGtctctctctcccccccgttgATTTGTTCTCCTACGCTGCTGCGGTTGGGGGAGATACTAACaagtggggagaaaaaaaaaaaaaaaaaaaaaaaaaaacccaaacaAACGTAACTACATTTCAAATTCCCCAAACGGGTGAACGCACTGAGCGTGCTCAGCGAAGAATGATGGCGCCAAACCTTCTACCGTTTGCgagtccccccccccccgtcgtAGCGAAATGGTAAGCGGTGACGAGGGTAACCCGGGCAGTATCCGAGGGAGAGAAATACATGCCCCTCCAAAGTGACCCAGGCGTATTGGCCCAGATAAAACgagagaagaggaagaagggcgAAATGAAGCTTCCACAAtggatgcaaaaatgaacagaaggGAGATGCCGTCCAAGCAGGAACGTCGGTAAGACGAATTGAGGGGAGAGGCTAAAGGGTTAGGAGCGTTGGGGGAGGGGAGTCCCCCCTTCCACGGGTGCGCCTACACGTATACGTCCATGTGTACGTGCACACCTCTGTGTATGCATTTGCGTAGCgtgtggtgaaaaaaaaggaaaaaaaagacatgtgcgttgcttcattttgtagTGTGAGGCCGAATAACTTTGTCTTTGCGTTCCCTCGCGGGGCCCCCCATTTCGCCAGGAGGTTTGCATCACGTGAGGTTTTgcgaaaatggggaaatgcATACTCTGCAAGtgggaagtttttttttttttttttttttttctctttcttgATGCTTCCCCGCGTTGGTATGTTCACTTGCACACCGTTCGTTAGCGCATTCGCAAGTCTCCCCAGTGGAGCTCCTGCGTGAAGGTCCCACTCACGagtttgcaaatttttgtgatgctcttttttcgcttcgctAATTTATTTGGCATTGCTTTCACAGCAGAGGTTTTGCGCCCACGTGTTTCGCGCGTAGCTCAGCTGTAGGCCTTTTTTCCTTGACCTCGAGAGAATGCATTTCGGGGAGAGTACGCTTCACCTCGGGAGAGTTATTTACGTTTCTTCTCGGAGTGAGTCCCCTAAGTTTCCCCTCGGCGTGTTTGCCGCTTTACCCTTTCATGCCCTTTAGCAATTCACCCGGAGGGACGTAGAGTTAGCATGTGAGCCCGTCCCTGCGCGGGAGAGATCCGCCCATTGGGTTTGCCCACTAGATTCGCCTGCGCGGTGCGATTTGCAGTGTGATCGTTTAGTAAAATCACCTCGCTGTGCCCAACCCAGCCTGCGGGGGCGATTTTGCCTTTACGTCCGTTTGCACCGCTGGGCGAGCCTTTTCTCCGTTTGATGCGCGGCGGGCCCTTATCCCCATCTGGCAGCCCCCCAAGGGGATACACGCGCACATGCAAAATACACAGTGAACAGTACACACGCGAGTAATGTACctttatatgcatacgtgccagtatatatatgcttcccccccctaaaGCACTACCCGCGCGATGAGgcgctttcattttttttcatttctttagCGTCGCGGGTACACATGAACCATTGAACATTGAGTGCTCCCTCTTTCCCCCCGCCAGCACtgattaggaaaaaaaaaaaaattattttatttattttttttttttcccttcaaaAATTAGCGAGTGATCCTTACCAGTGCATATGGGCACACATTGGAACATCGCCCAGAATGGTACGTGAATGTACATTAGCGAGTGTTTCCCCTTCGACCAGTTAGCTGTGCAGCACACATCACATGCATATCGTTGCACATCGTGGGACAGTCGACTTGCGGCAATTTGCGTAGCGAGTGTAGCAGCAAACGATtagaaaagaggaaaaaaaaggaagaaatagaaaaaagattagaaaatatattacaaaaacgtagaaaaaaaatagaaaaaagtagaaaaaaaatataacaaacaGTGAACATCgcttgccctttttttccacactcTGCGCACTTTTCATTGTGTACCAAATTTCTGCGTTTGCCGCCGGAGATGTGCGGGGACGTTCGTCCCACCGCCATTGGGAAGCAGGCGCGCTGGTACGCGTACGCGCGGACGCACCTGTGACTGGTGTGGTGTGGCCACTTTATTGGGAATTCGCTCATTTCGCAGAAATAGATGCCGAAGTGGGTGTCatgtttttgtttccctttgCTGTTCGCTCCCGCTTCGCACATTCGCACATTCGCACCTTCGCATCTTCGCATCTTCCttcccgctttttttttttttttttttttttttggcccccaGCGGcgtccccccttttcccctcgACCCATTTTAATGATTCGCCCCCCTCTTCTCCTGTGAATCGCCCACAATGCCACAAATTAAGCGAAGAGAACCCTGAACACgtagaaaaaggggggaggagcggcgTTTTTCCGTTTTAGATGTGTACGCTGTTTTGCTTTCACGCCATTTGCTTCGAACGGTCCCCCGTGGATCCACGACGTTTTGCTCACATTTCgtcgcttcattttttacactatttttttgcgaaaaattgCCATCTTTGTGCGTAATTTTGGCCCAtttttcgccccttttttgccaaaatttgGCCCATTTTTCGCCCCATTTTTCGCCCCATTTTCGCCCCATTTTCGCCCCAGTTGGCctaattttttcaccccatttttttacccccctaTTTCTCACGACGTACTATTTATTCTCCAACAATTTTgactttcattttaatttttattttttttgatgctTTAGCCCCTGGCAGCCCCCTCAGGGCGCAGGAAAATTCCTGGGCGCCCCAGCGGTGCGATTTTGCAGCGCGCGTGTGCAGGCAGATGCACAGGGGTGTCCAAGAGGAGTTCGGCAATGCGCGCCCCACTCATTTAGAAGGGTGTGCCTCCCACATGTGTAGGTAGTCCCTCACTTGTGTGGATGTGCCCCAGCGTGGCTCCCTCTGTGGAGCGGATTTGGAAGAAGCTCTCCCCGGAAGGCTTTTCCCAGGCCCTCCCTACCCTTTGGCAAAGTCTTCctaatttttcacattttttctgcGTTTTATGCTCTAATTTTTTGGCTCATCATTTATCTAGTTAGTATATAGTTATCATTCAGCTAGTTATCAGCTAGCTATTTTATGGCTATTTTTTGGCTACTTTCTGGCTACTTTCTGGCTACTCCCTTGCTATATAGCAATTTAGTGAGTTCCCTCACGATTTTCCGCCCATATTGCCGCCCCAACACTTCTACCCATTTCTGCCCCCCCAACTCCGCGTGCCGCCATGCACACCCTGCATGCACCTGCGCAGAGTTCGGGCAGATCGTTGCGCGCGGCGTAGGCGAGCCCCGCTTGGCGGCTCGTTTGACGGTCCCTGTAGCAGCTTCTTGCAACTTGTTGCACCCCCACCAGTAGTGGTGGAACGATACTTTTTTCTCCTGAAAGTACTTCTATAGAACCACTTCACTTGAACCACTTCTCTTGAACCTCTTCCTCTAAACaataaacctaaaccctaaccctaaatcctaaccctaaccctaaaccgcttcacctaaaccctaaccctaaaccgcTTCACCTAAACCCCCTCGCCAAAATGTCGAAAAATAAGTCCATCGAGGAGAGGTACCAGAAGAAGTCGCAGATCGAGCACATCCTGCTGAGGCCAGACACGTACATAGGGAGCGTGGAGATGCACACGCAGCTGCTGTGGGTATGGAACAAGGAGCGCAATCGGATGGTGCAGAAAAATATAACCTACGTGCCGGGgctatacaaaatatttgaCGAAATAATTGTTAACGCGGCAGATGTGAAGGCcagggagaaggagaaaagcGAAAACCCTATGACATGCATCAAAATAGAAATTAATAAGGACCAAAAGAAAATCAGTGTGTATAACGATGGGGAAGGAATACCAGTGGACATTCACAAAGAAATGAACATCTACGTGCCGCATATGATTTTTGGGGAACTCCTTACTTCGGACAATTACGACGATGCGGAAGACAGAATCACAGGTGGGAGGAACGGGTTCGGAGCAAAGCTGACCAACATATTTAGCAAAGAATTCGTGGTGCAGTGTGGAGACAGCTCCAGAAAGAAAGAATTCAAAATGGTGTGGACGGATAACATGTCTAGATTTTCGGAGCCACACATTAAGAACTACAATGGGAAGGATTACGTGAAGGTTACCTTTAAACCGGACTTGGCCAAATTCGGGATGACCGAAATGGATGATGATATAGAGAGTTTGCTGTGCAAGCGGGTGTACGATTTGGCCGGCACGTGCAGCGTGAGGGTATATCTGAATGGGAACCGGCTGGCCATAAAGGACTTCAAGAGCTACGTCGATTTGTACTTGAAGGACAACGCGGGGGTGAGTCCCGGGAATGGGGGCTCaagcggaagtggaagcggtggtggaagcggaagcggcaATGGGAGTGGCGGCGGAAATGGCGGAGGCGGCGAGGCGAACAACGCGGCGGAGAACCCCGACGTGAGCGCGTCGCAGGAGCCCGGGGAAGCCACCCCCAGCAAGAGCAACGCCGCGAACGGGGCGAACAACAACGACGAAGAGGAAATTGTGAAAATACACGAGAAGCAGCACCGGTGGGAAATAGTCGTGTCGAAGACGGACGGCTCGCAATTCCAGCAGGTGTCCTTCGTCAACAGCATCTGCACGACGAAAGGAGGGTCGCACGTGAACTACATAGTAGAGCAGCTGCTAAACTCGCTCAGTAAGAAGGCCAACGCGAAGAACAAAGGAGGAATGGAAATCAAATCCGGGCATATAAAGAACCACTTGTGGGTGTTCGTGAATTGCCTAATCGTTAACCCTACGTTCGACTCACAGACGAAGGAGACCTTGACGACCAAGCCGGTCAAATTTGGAAGCAAATGTATCCTAACCGATAAAACGATCAACAGCGTTTTGAAGAGCCCCATCTTAAGTAACATCCTACTGTGGGCCCAAGCAAAGGCACAAGTAGAattgaggaagaaaatgaaggcGGGCTCATCCAAAGCGAGAGAAAGAATTATTGGCATACCCAAACTGGAAGATGCAAACGATGCAGGGAGTAAGTACAGTCAGGAGTGCACTCTCATTCTTACAGAAGGGGATAGTGCCAAGACGTCCTGTCTCGCTGGACTCTCCATTGTAGGGAGAGACAAATATGGGGTGTTCCCCCTCAAGGGGAAGTTACTAAACGTGAGGGACGCCTCGTTTAAGCAACTGATGGATAATAAGGAGATAcaaaacattttcaaaattatggGATTAGATATTACAGATAAGAATAAGGAAGATATAAAAGGGCTGCGATACGGGTCGCTTATGATAATGACCGATCAAGACTACGACGGTTCGCACATCAAGGGGTTACTAATCAACATGATTCATAAGTTCTGGCCCAGTTTGCTAAAGCATAAGGGGTTTCTAAGCGAATTTGTAACTCCAATTGTGAAGGTCCAGAAGGGGAACCAGGAGCATTCCTTTTTCACCATCGCGGAGTATGAGCAGTGGAAGGAGAGCACCAATCTAGTCGGCTGGAAGATTAAATACTACAAAGGGCTGGGAACCTCCACCGATAAAGAGTTCAAACAGTACTTCTCCGATATTAAGaatcataaaattatgttcCTCTGGACGGGGGACCGAGATGGAGATTCGATCGACATGGCATTCAGCAAGAAACGAATTGAAGACCGGAAATTGTGGCTGCAGAATTTTATCATCGGCTCGTATGTAGACCATAAGGAGAAGGACCTGTCCTACTACGATTTTGTGAATAAGGAGCTCATTTACTACTCACGGTATGACACTGAGCGGAGCATACCAAACATCATGGATGGGTGGAAGCCGGGGCAGAGGAAGGTGCTCTACGGGTGCTTTAAGAGGAACTTAAAGAATGAATGTAAGGTGGCCCAACTGGTGGGGTACATCGCGGAGCATAGCGCCTACCACCACGGGGAGTCCTCCCTACAGCAGACCATTATCAATATGGCCCAAACGTTTGTCGGGtcgaataatataaattttcttgAACCCTGTGGACAGTTTGGTAGCAGaaaggaggggggaaaagacgCTTCCGCCGCTAGGTACATTTTCACcaaattggctagctccACAAGGAGCATATTTAACGAATACGATGATCCCATTTTGAAGTACCTAAAtgaggaggggcaaaaaatagAACCACAGTACTACATCCCAGTCATCCCCACCATCCTGGTGAACGGGTGTGAGGGAATCGGAACAGGCTACTCCTCCTTCATCCCCAATTATAACTATAAAGatattatagaaaatattaaGAGGTACATTAATAAGGAACCCCTCCTCCCCATGATCCCCTGGTATAAAGATTTCAAAGGAAGAATAGAATCGAATGGGAAGACAGGCTACGAAACTATAGGTATAATTCACAAGATAGACGATGAGACGTTAGAAATTAACGAGTTGCCAATTAAGAAGTGGACGCAAGATTATAAAGAATTTCTGGAAGAGCTACTCACCGATGAGAAACACCAACTGATTGTAGATTACATAGATAACAGTTCCCATGAGGATATTTGCTTTACCATCAAAATGGATCCAGCCAAGATGAAGAAGGCAGAAGAGGAGGGACTAGAAAAGGTTTTTAAATTGAAAAGTACCCTCACAACGACTAATATGACTCTGTTTGATCCAAATTTGAAGCTGCAAAGGTACTCCACCGAATTGGACATCCTCAAAGATTTCTGCTTCCACCGACTGAAGGCATATGAAAATAGGAAGAGCTACCTAATATccaaattggaaaaggaaaagaaaatcatTTCCAATAAAAGCAAATTCATCCTCGCCATCGTCAACAACGAACTTGTGGTCagcaagaaaaagaagaaagtcCTTGTGGAAGAGCTGTATAGAAAAGGATATGACCCCTATAaagatattaacaaaattaaaaaggaggaaatctTCGAGCAGGAGCTACTCGAGTCGGTTGAAAATCCAGAAgataatgaagaaataattgCTGGCATTTCTGTTAAGGATTACGACTACCTGTTGAGTATGCCCATCTTTAGTCTCACCCTAGAGAAGGTAGAAGAACTCCTCGCACAgcataaagaaaaagaaaaagaattagaaattttaaaaaacatcaCTGTGGAGACCATGTGGTTGAAAGATATTGAAAAGGTCGAAGAAGCTATTGAGTTCCAACGCAATGTAGAACTAGCCAATAGGGAGGAGAGCAACAGATTTAAGGTTGCCAAAAAACAAACCGCTAGCAACttcaggaagaagaaaaagaaaaagaaactctCCAGTGACGACGAATCATCAGGTGACTCATCAGATAGTAGTGAATTCCTAGTGCACTCCTTAAACATtaggaagaataaaaaaccGCCAAATAATAATGGCCCCAATAGCACTACGCGAAAAAGATTAAGGAGAACGGATGAGGCAGCAGATAACAATGACACACCCATATTGGTCAATGGAGACTTAGACAATAGCGTATCTCTCTCCAAGGCAGCCGACGATGCTGCCACCAATGTCTCCGATTCAACGCCGCTTCTTAGTAAAATTCTAGCGGACGCCGATGCAGACGTCACCGTtgtggctagccaaaataaCCGCAATAGCAACAAAcctagtagtagtagtaaaAACTCCAGGAGGAAAAAGCCGCCCTCTCCGGAGCAGTCCCTCGAGAGTATCGAGCCCAACGGGGTCGCGCCCGGCGCGCTCGACCAGACCCCCAGCAAGCCGCTAGGCATCCCCGAGAACATCACCATTTCGCCCAACAGCACCATCAACGTCAATGACTTCTCCGGCATCCGGAGCAAGTTGCTCGAGCTGGGTACGGCCTCGCGGGAGGGGCGCGGCGGCGCG carries:
- a CDS encoding hypothetical protein, conserved (encoded by transcript PVX_084845A), with the protein product MSLCPLRRRNVYSPSERLNDRVRNPPRVNATHCGRPFPLKCASICRSFDKRGGNSTTKWGRYTTEKAQTMFISCKTGFNYSKRKRYGGTVTAAGNISTQFVDHGKGKLPSGGGEQERLQDSLEQTTNDVNLPGGTPPVGEPHSGSEMPRDRHTSEECIKNIIGNILKRSSIDSYTQNEDLFRMLKGINSLLSKLNVQGYGKEDEGGGVVDAHSLSTDELAAKSGEQQLIGMNNLKRGTLCKHNYLNESGNFHTTDKHHGSDEHSSASSSPTDVLTRRAFKTWVFPLNLMLIKSWVDEIVKYVCADDHAEREISKGSNIFVKSENVFQKRLFFHLVCFYTQIARWTGGRRRDVILYLYREDEEEAEKLYSHLKDIYTDESVSFFNYKNCIHNDKAAFIILLSYDEFFNLTLRVANKLEADLEGYLNGKGSCSSGCPNLFALFSQLIVSAPLGGAAERGEAQHTFKIFLDDFNVAYNYGQSAIEKNLYEHLFPAIDLRRGHVTFYLLSRTAFPTMWFKIWLEHVHKECYSVNLQKRKNVFILHKRFTLPLLDGQSTAQWTSSSSDGGGPKEIAQRDKATMTPSLYPLFDLATNKKRNFLTPQVEQHMSIFNKHRKEIIVEYLKKHNLYNVNKLKRKDKKIKRKFNIARRFLKKKKKNLPNLGISHYINFLMNRRKKGSIFFRKNVIDYGYVAEREFLQGGDKTQILTKGLSGWHRGGREGFLPQHCGDASAEGRTHTDGSSPGGKLLNSGKQMDSSRKVGSHNRHCARWKEQEERDEQMNAPFFLQSRGEARLPLGNDTSLPNEEKPFRYKSGDAQEGPSQSAACAATPLHPCIYYTFDKDAFEKFSKEVYAALPFLPERFRRKWRSVLKKYEQAICVSFSRKKYLLKGLFLVREKLSQVEKQLIGELLKNGLIKIILSCVDISSDGIGVNSVFVEDVQVYVKDKLPQYNRLLSLIDGLHGEVFPPSGGSSHLGSSHLGNRLLGKGSDWGEAPPGDDAYRLHFVKYFLYLNWKKLFRKYTLSNNDLFNLFSNCKNCFLIPRRYEDISILLNLQSGSYLNLSHLYKPVLRDFYFNLYNGSASRGISFLLNGAGEWRINASPLFDDRVGSKPKGEKTYPFFLKRRRWSSEQLGELSPHNTIHMIMQTVEDVHKIYKYKETNEAILLHRFLGMSNETAYSASYFDFLYFYFLANRNFGRIKRRLINNVFEFYAVMRGEYEKEFVTSDREGKINDYLERVQRVKNYFQENHAHVYYDTFVKYNNIRREVRNKLRSMYRQKYSMLRETICEGNLSDVVLTTVDSQRCIILDVYKMMPSVGEEKKKKQKSDLYVCANSKGELYICDIFFFDSVLKDKKVSNLIRERNKGVNYVDCLFGPRDVVNYELLLKESHFPFDIYQEDCTGCAGGMDNDCLPTEEKQKRIFHQFVVNKIGVNEKAGRQKNHPNDGEEQISQANGEKTKVVDLEDLFQNWYSEDLYSRRRRLSLYWQKLASMKRQMRQQCARRLKTDMGRNPHRGCAEADHYNKQGGLNPLGGEKTPMTYEVNSVSDATTNWGTRKGHYPSAANKIMSAKIMGTLKKYKKKKNSGNRNNYTKEMNKVDRIFGNKRKTMLEECKNVLSFLQRLDLIDRLRNFLNPYVRNSLWFYLITLYINQQYERHPGKFLGQPELLITIFYICFCKGEGDYLGNYLASFQIESDALRHLVEDLFAYKQLLSCVQQRSQINVDIPLNLEGVQSVYDGLIKLREKKYTQMDHKVGAKLHQLSIILYASISCNFNEGVNQILLKFVRYVDDMRRVTRVM
- a CDS encoding microsomal signal peptidase 12 kDa subunit, putative (encoded by transcript PVX_084850A) — translated: MGLISAIKNSIERTYVCVRRNHMDFHGQKLAFLIKNVVFTISTVVSIAVGYYKQNLALSAYIILGGTALSALVGTGESGHSYGCHAGPTCVHSHRGGCSNWPPQKGAALNAPLSFSMTTH